A stretch of DNA from Sphingomonas sp. SORGH_AS_0879:
TTCTGGAGGTGATCGGTCAGCGTCTGCATGACGCCTTGCAGGCTTATCCCCAGTTGAGACAGGCCCACGATCAGGACCAGCATGATGCTGGCGATGATGAGGCCATATTCCACAGCGGTCGCGCCGCGCGTATCGGCGCAAACACGTCGCATGGTGCGGAGGATCGTGAACGCTTTCATGGTGTCACCGGCATAAGGGGGAAGAGTTAAGAAATGGTCGATAGAGCCGAAGCGGAGCCGATCGCGGCCACGCCTCTGTTTCCCGTCGTGGCCGCGGCCCTGGTCGATGAAGCAGGACGGGTCCTGCTGCAACAGCGTCCGGCGGGAAAGAGTTTGGCCGGGCTGTGGGAGTTTCCGGGGGGCAAGATCGAGTCGGGGGAAAGTCCGGAGGCGGCGCTGATCCGCGAACTTCACGAGGAACTGGCGATCACGGTCGAGCCCGTCGCCTTGGAGCCCGCCGGGTTCGCGACCGAGCCGCTGCCCGGTCGCCATCTCCTGCTGCTTCTCTATGTCATACGACGCTGGTCGGACACGCCGGTCGCGCTGGAGGCGGACGGCCTGATCTGGTGCGAGCCGGCGGCGATGGACGCATGGCCCATGCCGCCCGCCGATGTACCGCTGGTCCGCCAGCTTAGCGCCTACCTTGCCGACAGCACCAGTTGCGTCGGCGACGTGGACAGCGGAACGCTGTAACCGCCGCGCTCCATCATGCCGCGATCGGGGCGATAGGTCCGGCCACCGGGCGTCGTCGTCTCGACGAACAGCCGCGCTGTCGGTGTCGCGGGATCGGCGGGGTCCAGGGTCAGGCGAACCGTCCGCGTCGCCGGATCATAATCGACCGCCGCGATCTTGCCCGCTTCCAGCGTCAGCCAGAGTCCGGCGGGCGCGACGAAGAAGCGGCTGCGCGCTCCGTCGCGTGGCTCGACATGGATCGTACCGCCGCTCTGCGACAGATTGCCGCCATAGCTCAGCCAGCCGAGCGCGGGGTCGTCGACCAGATAGGTCGCCGCCGCATAGGCATGGCCGAAAAAGCCCATGCCGTAGTCGCCGCTATACGGGTCCCACTCCATCCGGTCGGGCCAGCTATGGAAGGCCGCCGAAGAGGCGCCCTGCTGATCGATATTGGTAATCCCGCCGAG
This window harbors:
- a CDS encoding Flp family type IVb pilin, with amino-acid sequence MKAFTILRTMRRVCADTRGATAVEYGLIIASIMLVLIVGLSQLGISLQGVMQTLTDHLQNATG
- a CDS encoding (deoxy)nucleoside triphosphate pyrophosphohydrolase, which gives rise to MVDRAEAEPIAATPLFPVVAAALVDEAGRVLLQQRPAGKSLAGLWEFPGGKIESGESPEAALIRELHEELAITVEPVALEPAGFATEPLPGRHLLLLLYVIRRWSDTPVALEADGLIWCEPAAMDAWPMPPADVPLVRQLSAYLADSTSCVGDVDSGTL